One part of the Mustela erminea isolate mMusErm1 chromosome 11, mMusErm1.Pri, whole genome shotgun sequence genome encodes these proteins:
- the LOC116569258 gene encoding translation initiation factor IF-2-like, with translation MEALEPRDGCEVRSTVVPGADTKHPWAEGGARRSGDSRGPDLAAVATVLFRAAAGAGRLPRWAGVPGAGGCALHSPLPGDRFRAGSVAPSEGCKQGGALCPPAPGLPGRAAGGARSGGGAAAALGSGGGGAPAPRRPRAPPPPGRPASSVFVLMEPACSWRVSSHVPWAGGGWGAGGEGAVTHASGGPGARGGCGARGRVPRADPGRAGCPGRIWWGSWELMLVSAVRTWV, from the coding sequence ATGGAAGCGCTGGAGCCCAGAGATGGGTGTGAAGTGCGTAGCACAGTCGTGCCGGGGGCGGACACGAAACACCCGTGGGCGGAGGGGGGCGCGCGGAGGAGCGGAGACTCGCGCGGGCCCGACCTCGCAGCCGTGGCGACGGTTTTATTCCGAGCGGCGGCCGGAGCCGGGCGCCTTCCCCGCTGGGCCGGCGTCCCGGGCGCGGGTGGGTGCGCACTTCACAGCCCTCTCCCGGGAGACCGTTTCCGGGCGGGGTCCGTGGCCCCGAGCGAGGGCTGTAAACAGGGTGGCGCCCTCTGCCCTCCCGCCCCCGGCCTGCCGGGGCGCGCGGCCGGCGGCGCCCGGAGCGGCGGAGGCGCGGCCGCGGCGCTGGGCAGTGGCGGCGGGGGCGCGCCcgctccccgccgcccccgcgcgcccccgccgcccggcCGGCCGgcctcttctgtttttgttttgatggagCCCGCGTGCAGCTGGCGCGTGTCGAGTCACGTGCCGTGggcgggagggggctggggcgCGGGAGGCGAGGGCGCGGTGACGCACGCGTCTGGAGGGCCTGGCGCCCGCGGGGGCTGCGGGGCGAGGGGGCGTGTGCCCCGGGCAGATCCCGGTCGTGCGGGGTGCCCGGGCCGCATCTGGTGGGGCTCGTGGGAGTTGATGCTGGTGAGCGCTGTTCGGACGTGGGTGTGA